From a single Acidobacteriota bacterium genomic region:
- a CDS encoding NTPase, whose amino-acid sequence MEKKNILITGPPRVGKTTLVKKILELIPEIRAKGFLSQETKEGGERVGFSLTTLDGREGVLAHINLKSGPRVARYRVNIKDIEEIAAPSISPEEGIELIVIDEIAKMECFSSAFRSEVIRALDSEIPVLATIQISRHPFLNWVRGRDDVVIYKVSPGNRDELPTSISERVKALILK is encoded by the coding sequence ATGGAAAAGAAAAACATCCTAATTACCGGTCCACCCAGGGTAGGAAAAACCACCTTGGTGAAGAAGATCCTTGAGCTCATCCCGGAGATTCGGGCAAAAGGGTTCCTCTCGCAGGAGACAAAGGAGGGAGGGGAAAGGGTTGGTTTTTCCCTCACCACCCTTGACGGTAGAGAGGGGGTACTCGCCCATATCAACCTGAAAAGCGGTCCCCGGGTAGCCCGCTATCGAGTAAACATTAAGGATATTGAAGAGATCGCCGCCCCTTCTATTTCGCCCGAGGAGGGGATAGAACTCATCGTGATAGATGAAATAGCTAAGATGGAGTGTTTCTCTTCCGCCTTCAGGAGCGAGGTGATAAGGGCACTCGATTCGGAGATCCCCGTTCTTGCCACCATCCAGATAAGTCGCCATCCTTTTCTCAACTGGGTAAGGGGAAGGGATGATGTGGTGATCTATAAGGTCTCTCCAGGAAACCGGGATGAGCTTCCCACCTCCATTTCTGAGAGGGTGAAGGCTCTTATCTTGAAGTAG
- a CDS encoding D-alanine--D-alanine ligase, with protein MKKIRVGVIFGGKSGEHEVSLVSASSIINAIDKRKYEVVEIGITKDGRWVVEGKPLADLKGGTPKNPTSFPPEVLLSLDVAFPVLHGPFGEDGTIQGLFEMLNLPYVGAGVLASAIAMDKATAKRLFRDAGLPVVPHIVLSRSRWEEELDRALDEIEGALGYPCFVKPSALGSSVGITKVKTRGDLAPAIKLAFEFDFKVLIEKGIPAREIECSVLGNEELIVSPPGEVIPEREFYDYYDKYIGGKTKFEIPAKLPKEKIEEVRKIARTAYKLIDCAGLARVDFLLDKENGKLYLSELNTMPGFTEISMYPKLLALSGIPYPELIDRLITLGIERYNMRKRLRYTITPPEDWYRKR; from the coding sequence ATGAAGAAGATAAGGGTCGGGGTCATATTCGGTGGGAAAAGCGGGGAGCACGAGGTATCGCTTGTCTCTGCCTCCTCCATCATAAACGCCATCGACAAAAGAAAATACGAGGTGGTGGAGATAGGCATCACCAAGGATGGACGATGGGTGGTAGAGGGAAAACCTCTGGCTGATTTAAAGGGAGGAACACCGAAGAACCCCACATCTTTCCCCCCGGAGGTCCTTCTATCGCTTGATGTCGCCTTCCCGGTACTACATGGTCCCTTTGGGGAAGATGGGACGATCCAGGGGCTTTTTGAGATGCTCAATCTCCCCTATGTCGGTGCCGGAGTGCTTGCCTCGGCAATAGCGATGGACAAGGCAACGGCAAAAAGGCTCTTCCGCGACGCCGGGCTCCCGGTGGTACCCCACATCGTCTTATCCCGTTCCCGGTGGGAGGAGGAACTCGATAGGGCTCTTGACGAGATAGAGGGAGCACTCGGTTATCCTTGCTTTGTCAAGCCGTCGGCGCTCGGCTCGAGCGTCGGCATCACCAAGGTGAAAACGCGTGGTGATCTTGCCCCGGCGATAAAGCTCGCCTTTGAGTTCGACTTCAAGGTTTTGATCGAGAAGGGGATACCGGCACGGGAGATAGAGTGCTCTGTCCTGGGGAACGAGGAGTTGATAGTCTCCCCTCCCGGAGAGGTGATCCCAGAAAGGGAGTTTTACGATTACTACGATAAATATATCGGGGGAAAGACGAAGTTCGAGATCCCTGCTAAACTACCCAAAGAGAAGATAGAAGAGGTGCGGAAGATCGCAAGAACTGCCTATAAGCTGATAGACTGCGCTGGGCTCGCCCGGGTGGATTTCCTCCTCGATAAGGAAAATGGCAAACTCTACCTAAGCGAGCTGAATACGATGCCCGGCTTCACTGAGATAAGTATGTACCCGAAGCTCCTCGCCCTAAGCGGTATCCCTTACCCCGAACTGATCGATCGGCTGATCACCTTGGGGATCGAGCGCTACAATATGAGAAAGAGATTGAGATATACCATCACTCCACCTGAGGACTGGTATCGTAAGAGATGA